The following proteins are co-located in the Methanobacterium sp. Maddingley MBC34 genome:
- a CDS encoding nitrogen regulatory protein PII (PFAM: Nitrogen regulatory protein P-II) encodes MKRIITIIRPDKLEDVKQALEEIGCHGLTVKEVKGRGIQLGITESYRGNDYKVDLLPKTQLEIVAKTEDVDGIVDTIVKSAQTGCIGDGKIFISAVEDVVRIRTGERGEKAI; translated from the coding sequence ATGAAAAGAATCATAACGATCATCAGACCTGATAAACTGGAAGATGTTAAACAGGCCCTGGAAGAAATTGGTTGCCATGGACTGACAGTCAAAGAAGTTAAAGGACGGGGAATACAGCTAGGAATTACTGAAAGTTACCGAGGCAATGACTACAAAGTGGATCTACTTCCCAAAACTCAACTGGAAATTGTGGCCAAAACAGAGGATGTTGACGGGATCGTTGACACCATTGTCAAAAGCGCCCAGACCGGTTGCATTGGAGACGGGAAAATATTTATATCTGCTGTAGAAGATGTAGTGCGGATTCGTACAGGAGAAAGGGGAGAAAAAGCTATATAA
- a CDS encoding ammonium transporter (PFAM: Ammonium Transporter Family~TIGRFAM: ammonium transporter) → MDPVLSSGDTAWMLISTALVILMTIPGVALFYGGLIRRENVLNTMFLSFITFSIVSVLWFIYGYDLAFGSDVMGIIGALTNPFFNGVIESNSLATLAPTIPTGLYAIFQMTFATITVALISGAIVERMKFSAWLVFVPVWLTLVYLPVAHWMWGGGFLAQWGALDFAGGTVVHLSSGVAALALVLLLGVRKNSKLLPHHLGYSVIGTGLLWFGWFGFNAGSALGATNLAVSAMIVTNVSACVGMLAWVLMDKLNTGKPTLLGALSGAIAGLAAITPAAGYVNVTSAIVIGFVASIISYYAVSHLKPLLGYDDALDVFGIHGVCGIVGTLAVGIFATPLINSAIKGGLIAGNAGQIVVQLLAIVIIGAYSFILTLIIAKVIDMTIGLRVEDAHEVQGLDLNQHEESGYRLS, encoded by the coding sequence ATGGATCCTGTTCTTAGTAGTGGTGATACTGCCTGGATGTTAATATCCACTGCCTTGGTAATTCTCATGACCATACCAGGAGTAGCCCTATTTTATGGAGGGCTTATTCGCCGAGAAAACGTTTTAAACACAATGTTTCTTTCATTTATCACATTCTCAATCGTGAGCGTGCTCTGGTTCATATATGGATATGATTTAGCCTTTGGAAGCGATGTTATGGGGATAATAGGTGCTCTTACCAACCCATTTTTCAATGGAGTGATTGAGTCAAACTCTCTGGCTACACTAGCACCCACTATTCCCACTGGACTCTACGCCATATTCCAGATGACCTTCGCCACCATAACCGTGGCCCTGATATCTGGTGCAATAGTAGAACGTATGAAATTTTCTGCCTGGTTGGTCTTTGTTCCAGTCTGGTTGACCCTGGTTTACCTTCCAGTAGCCCATTGGATGTGGGGTGGGGGATTTTTAGCCCAATGGGGAGCATTAGACTTTGCAGGAGGAACAGTAGTTCACTTAAGTTCAGGTGTAGCTGCTCTGGCACTGGTATTGCTTTTAGGCGTCCGTAAAAATTCAAAATTATTGCCCCATCACCTTGGTTATTCAGTAATTGGTACGGGACTGTTATGGTTTGGATGGTTCGGATTCAACGCAGGTTCGGCATTGGGAGCTACAAATCTAGCAGTTTCTGCAATGATCGTTACCAATGTTTCTGCCTGTGTGGGAATGCTGGCCTGGGTACTGATGGATAAACTGAACACTGGAAAACCAACATTACTGGGCGCTTTATCCGGAGCTATAGCCGGTTTAGCTGCAATAACCCCTGCAGCAGGTTACGTTAACGTTACCTCAGCTATTGTAATTGGTTTTGTTGCATCAATAATCTCTTACTATGCCGTGTCACACTTAAAACCACTCCTGGGCTACGACGATGCCCTAGATGTATTCGGAATACACGGTGTATGTGGTATTGTAGGAACATTAGCCGTGGGTATCTTTGCGACACCCCTCATAAACAGTGCCATTAAAGGAGGATTGATTGCAGGTAATGCCGGGCAGATAGTTGTTCAACTCCTGGCTATAGTCATAATTGGGGCTTATTCGTTCATATTAACCCTCATCATCGCCAAAGTTATTGATATGACCATAGGTTTAAGGGTTGAGGATGCACATGAAGTTCAGGGACTGGACCTTAACCAACATGAGGAATCCGGTTACAGACTATCATAG